In Drosophila nasuta strain 15112-1781.00 chromosome 2R, ASM2355853v1, whole genome shotgun sequence, a single genomic region encodes these proteins:
- the LOC132785025 gene encoding homeobox protein HMX3, giving the protein MLCPPTMRPASPAESEISVGGAPSPLPAQHHQLHHPRAGTIDLLQQQQLLMQQHAAAAAAAAAAAGLTRSAVGSLPEDYFQPLKRLRMSSSSSEPREQTPSPPAPPANPPTSNASSNNSSNTKSAIEGVKSFSIADILGHSEKQRCASSSPPPAATLLAPPAARPVAAGLLQPRTEPLDMHPAAAAAMLLPGAQIVRPWDHLLGPMPVRPFIPSALLHYEQRLALDYHRQLQEHFNAQAQLLRHMGMDIIPSESGSDRSSSAASDCCSPEIARDSAAAAAAAAGAASRRSHSPQSSSQAAAERSSGSGNASSPSQASGNASNAAAVAAAEAKAKANGTPLDALFQMTTKDFDESQDKSHLDIFSNRPQPKKKRKSRTAFTNHQIFELEKRFLYQKYLSPADRDEIAASLGLSNAQVITWFQNRRAKQKRDIEELKKDFDSVKVFSAHKSFLENVNDLSILKKKPMHEADMVGLAAAAAAAGMVGVPVGVPVPVSAAQAQAQAAAQALGTPPK; this is encoded by the exons ATGCTCTGTCCGCCCACAATGCGTCCGGCCAGTCCTGCCGAATCCGAGATCTCCGTCGGCGGTGCTCCCAGCCCGCTGCCAGCTCAGCACCATCAGCTGCATCATCCACGCGCCGGCACTATCGATCtgctccaacaacaacagttgctgaTGCAACAAcatgctgctgccgccgcagcGGCCGCTGCGGCTGCTGGACTGACACGCAGCGCCGTCGGCTCACTGCCGGAGGATTACTTCCAGCCGCTGAAGCGTCTGCGCATGTCCTCCTCCTCGTCGGAGCCACGCGAACAAACGCCCAGTCCACCAGCGCCGCCAGCTAATCCACCCACGAGCAATgcgagcagcaacaacagctccAACACCAAATCTGCTATTGAGGGCGTCAAGAGTTTCTCCATTGCCGACATTCTCGGCCACTCGGAGAAGCAGCGTTGTGCCTCCAGCTCACCGCCACCGGCTGCAACCTTGCTAGCGCCTCCAGCTGCACGTCCCGTAGCCGCTGGACTGTTGCAGCCACGCACCGAACCGCTGGACATGCATCCCGCCGCTGCGGCAGCCATGCTGCTGCCCGGCGCCCAGATTGTGCGTCCCTGGGATCATCTGCTCGGTCCCATGCCCGTGCGTCCCTTCATTCCCTCCGCCCTGCTGCACTACGAGCAGCGTTTGGCTCTGGACTATCATCGCCAGCTGCAGGAGCACTTCAATGCCCAGGCGCAGCTGCTGCGTCACATGGGCATGGACATCATACCCTCCGAGAGTGGCTCGGATCGTTCTAGTTCCGCAGCCAGTGATTGCTGCTCACCGGAAATCGCTCGCGACtcagcggcagctgctgctgcggccgcTGGCGCTGCATCtcgtcgcagtcacagtccGCAATCCTCGTCGCAAGCTGCCGCAGAGCGATCCAGTGGCTCCGGCAATGCCTCGAGTCCATCGCAGGCGTCGGGCAATGCGAGCAACGCGGCTGCTGTGGCCGCAGCGGAGGCGAAGGCCAAGGCCAATGGCACACCGTTGGATGCACTGTTCCAGATGACCACCAAGGACTTTGACGAGTCACAAG ATAAATCGCACTTGGACATATTCTCAAACCGGCCGCAGCCCAAGAAGAAACGCAAATCACGCACTGCATTCACCAACCATCAGATCTTTGAGCTCGAGAAACGTTTCCTCTACCAGAAGTATCTATCGCCCGCCGACCGAGACGAGATCGCCGCCTCTTTGGGCTTGTCCAATGCCCAGGTGATCACCTGGTTCCAGAATCGTCGGGCCAAGCAGAAGCGTGACATCGAGGAACTGAAGAAAGACTTTGATAGCGTCAAAGTCTTCTCTGCGCACAAATCATTCCTCGAGAATGTCAACGATCTCAGCATTCTGAAGAAGAAGCCCATGCACGAAGCCGACATGGTTGGCCTGGCCGCTGCCGCAGCCGCTGCCGGCATGGTGGGCGTGCCAGTGGGCGTACCGGTGCCAGTGTCCGCTGCCCAGGCGCAGGCACAGGCCGCTGCCCAGGCGTTGGGAACGCCACCCAAATGA